The Ornithinimicrobium faecis genome includes a window with the following:
- the whiA gene encoding DNA-binding protein WhiA: MAMTARVKDELSRLPVTKTCCKKAEVSTMLRFAGGLHIIGGRIVIEAEVDTAQVARRLRAFMADVYGSSSEMVVMGPGGLRKGTRYVVRATSDGESLARQTGLIDHRGRPVRGLPPRIVGASVCDAEAAWRGAFLAHGSITEPGRSSAMEITCPGPEAALALVGAGRRMNIQAKAREVRGVDRVVLRDGDAIGAMLTRLGAHEAVLAWEERRMRREVRATANRLANFDDANLRRSARAAVAAGARVERALEILGEEAPDHLRVAGLLRVEHKQASLEELGALADPPMTKDAVAGRIRRLLAMADKRAEDLGIDGTDAGLTAEMLDD; this comes from the coding sequence ATGGCGATGACTGCCCGGGTGAAGGACGAGTTGAGCAGACTGCCCGTCACCAAGACCTGCTGCAAGAAGGCAGAGGTCTCCACGATGCTCCGCTTCGCCGGCGGACTGCACATCATTGGCGGCCGCATCGTCATCGAGGCAGAGGTGGACACCGCCCAAGTCGCGCGTCGACTGCGTGCCTTCATGGCCGACGTCTATGGCTCCAGCAGCGAGATGGTCGTGATGGGCCCCGGGGGGTTGCGCAAGGGCACCCGCTATGTCGTCCGCGCCACCTCCGACGGTGAGTCGCTCGCGCGACAGACCGGCCTGATCGATCATCGTGGGCGACCGGTCCGGGGCCTGCCGCCGCGGATCGTGGGTGCCTCCGTGTGCGATGCCGAGGCCGCCTGGCGGGGCGCCTTCCTCGCGCACGGCTCGATCACCGAGCCGGGACGCTCGTCGGCGATGGAGATCACCTGCCCGGGCCCCGAGGCAGCCCTGGCACTGGTGGGTGCCGGTCGCCGGATGAACATCCAGGCCAAGGCACGTGAGGTGCGCGGCGTCGACCGTGTCGTCCTGCGCGACGGGGACGCCATCGGCGCGATGCTCACCCGCCTCGGAGCACACGAGGCAGTGCTGGCGTGGGAGGAGCGCAGGATGCGCCGCGAGGTGCGGGCCACCGCCAACCGGCTGGCAAACTTCGACGACGCCAACCTGCGCCGCTCCGCCCGCGCGGCAGTCGCGGCCGGTGCCCGCGTCGAGCGGGCCCTGGAGATCCTCGGCGAGGAGGCACCAGACCACCTGCGGGTCGCTGGCCTCCTGCGCGTGGAGCACAAGCAGGCATCGCTCGAAGAGCTCGGGGCCCTGGCCGATCCGCCGATGACCAAGGACGCTGTGGCCGGTCGGATCCGCCGGCTCCTGGCGATGGCAGACAAGCGCGCCGAGGACCTTGGCATCGACGGCACCGACGCCGGGCTGACCGCCGAGATGCTCGACGATTGA
- the gap gene encoding type I glyceraldehyde-3-phosphate dehydrogenase, whose amino-acid sequence MTVRVGINGFGRIGRNFARAVLASGADIEIVGVNDLTDNETLAHLLKYDSILGRLGQEVSSTEDDITVGGKTIKAFAEKDPSALPWGDLGADIVIESTGIFTDATKAKAHIDGGAKKVIISAPGKNEDFTVVLGVNDGDYDPANHHIISNASCTTNCLGPMAKVMHEEFGIVKGLMTTIHAYTADQNLQDGPHKDLRRARAAALNIVPTTTGAAKAIGLVMPELQGKLDGFALRVPTPTGSATDLTFEASREVTVEEVNAAVKKHAEGDLKGILRYTEDPIVSKDIEGDPASCIFDAGLTRVIGDQVKIVGWYDNEWGYSSRLVDLTALVGSKL is encoded by the coding sequence GTGACTGTTCGCGTAGGCATCAATGGCTTTGGCCGCATCGGCCGCAACTTCGCTCGCGCGGTCCTCGCGTCGGGTGCCGACATCGAGATCGTCGGTGTCAACGACCTGACTGACAACGAGACGCTCGCGCACCTGCTGAAGTACGACTCGATCCTGGGCCGCCTCGGCCAGGAGGTCTCCTCCACCGAGGACGACATCACGGTCGGTGGCAAGACCATCAAGGCGTTCGCCGAGAAGGACCCGTCCGCGCTGCCCTGGGGTGACCTGGGCGCAGACATCGTGATCGAGTCCACCGGCATCTTCACCGACGCCACCAAGGCCAAGGCACACATCGATGGTGGCGCCAAGAAGGTCATCATCTCCGCGCCGGGCAAGAACGAGGACTTCACCGTCGTCCTGGGCGTCAACGATGGCGACTACGACCCCGCGAACCACCACATCATCTCCAACGCCTCCTGCACGACGAACTGTCTCGGCCCGATGGCCAAGGTGATGCACGAGGAGTTCGGCATCGTCAAGGGCCTGATGACCACCATCCACGCCTACACCGCCGACCAGAACCTGCAGGACGGCCCGCACAAGGACCTGCGCCGCGCCCGCGCCGCAGCCCTCAACATCGTGCCGACCACCACCGGCGCGGCCAAGGCCATCGGCCTGGTCATGCCCGAGCTGCAGGGCAAGCTGGACGGCTTCGCGCTGCGTGTCCCGACCCCCACCGGCTCCGCGACCGACCTGACCTTCGAGGCGAGCCGTGAGGTCACCGTCGAGGAGGTCAACGCGGCCGTCAAGAAGCACGCCGAGGGCGACCTCAAGGGCATCCTGCGCTACACCGAGGACCCGATCGTGTCCAAGGACATCGAGGGCGACCCGGCTTCGTGCATCTTCGACGCCGGCCTGACCCGTGTCATCGGCGACCAGGTCAAGATCGTCGGTTGGTACGACAACGAGTGGGGCTACTCCAGCCGCCTGGTGGACCTCACGGCCCTGGTCGGCAGCAAGCTCTGA
- a CDS encoding phosphoglycerate kinase: MKTIADLGDLSGRRVLVRSDLNVPLDDDGTITDDGRVRASVPTIADLASRGARVIVMAHLGRPKGEPDPQFSLRPVATRLEELLGQPVAFATDTVGESARAGVDALEDGQVLLLENLRFNAGETAKTAADRRAFTEQLASLADAYVSDGFGVVHREQASVFDITEHLPSAAGGLVESEVKVLRRLTEDPERPYAVVLGGAKVSDKLGVIENLLGKADRLLIGGGMVFTFLKAQGHEVGKSLLEEDQVDVVRGYLKTAEETGVEIVLPTDIVAATEFSADADHDVVAADEIPADRLGLDIGPDAARLFAEKLGDAKTVFWNGPMGAFEMEPYAAGTEAVARALVDITANNHALTVVGGGDSAAAVRQFGHSDDEFGHISTGGGASLEFLEGATLPGLQVLED, encoded by the coding sequence GTGAAGACCATTGCCGATCTCGGTGACCTCTCCGGACGGCGGGTCCTGGTCCGCAGCGACCTCAACGTCCCGCTCGACGACGACGGCACCATCACCGACGACGGGCGTGTGCGAGCCTCGGTGCCCACCATCGCAGACCTCGCCTCCCGGGGGGCACGCGTCATCGTGATGGCCCACCTGGGCCGGCCCAAGGGTGAGCCCGACCCGCAGTTCTCGCTGCGGCCGGTGGCCACCCGCCTCGAGGAGCTCCTTGGTCAGCCGGTCGCCTTCGCCACCGACACGGTGGGGGAGTCGGCTCGCGCTGGCGTGGACGCGCTGGAGGACGGTCAGGTGCTCCTGCTGGAGAACCTGAGGTTCAACGCCGGTGAGACCGCCAAGACGGCAGCTGACCGCCGCGCGTTCACCGAGCAGCTGGCGTCGCTGGCCGATGCCTATGTCAGCGACGGGTTCGGCGTCGTCCACCGTGAGCAGGCCAGCGTCTTCGACATCACCGAGCACCTGCCGTCCGCGGCCGGTGGCCTGGTCGAGTCCGAGGTGAAGGTGCTGCGGCGTCTGACGGAGGACCCAGAGCGGCCGTATGCCGTGGTGCTGGGTGGTGCGAAAGTCTCCGACAAGCTCGGGGTCATCGAGAACCTCCTCGGCAAGGCCGACCGATTGCTCATCGGCGGCGGCATGGTCTTCACCTTCCTGAAGGCCCAGGGCCACGAGGTGGGCAAGAGCCTGCTCGAGGAGGACCAGGTTGACGTGGTCCGTGGCTATCTGAAGACCGCCGAGGAGACCGGGGTCGAGATCGTCCTGCCGACCGACATCGTCGCGGCCACCGAGTTCTCCGCCGACGCCGACCACGATGTGGTGGCGGCCGACGAGATCCCGGCCGACCGCCTGGGCCTGGACATCGGACCCGACGCCGCCCGGCTGTTCGCCGAGAAGCTCGGTGACGCCAAGACGGTCTTCTGGAACGGCCCCATGGGGGCCTTCGAGATGGAGCCGTATGCCGCGGGCACCGAGGCCGTCGCCCGTGCCCTGGTCGACATCACGGCCAACAACCACGCCCTGACAGTGGTCGGCGGGGGAGACAGCGCCGCCGCAGTGCGCCAGTTCGGGCACTCCGACGACGAGTTCGGTCACATTTCGACCGGGGGTGGTGCCTCCCTGGAGTTCCTGGAGGGTGCCACGCTCCCCGGCCTGCAGGTCTTGGAGGACTGA
- the tpiA gene encoding triose-phosphate isomerase, whose amino-acid sequence MATLNAGRTPLMAGNWKMNLDHLQATHLVQKLDWSLRDAKHDFAGVEVVVLPPFTDLRSVQTLVQGDRLELRYGAQDLSQHDSGAFTGEISGAFLTKLGCSYAVVGHSERRQLHGETDDVVAAKTRAAIKHELVPIVCVGEPLEVRQAGEHVPHVLAQVDAALEGLDAATVKDLVIAYEPVWAIGTGEVATPDDAQEVCAAIRTRLAELTTGDTADAVRILYGGSVKPGNVASIMAQEDVDGALVGGASTSVEDFASICRYQQHVGG is encoded by the coding sequence ATGGCAACGCTCAACGCTGGGCGCACCCCGCTCATGGCGGGCAACTGGAAGATGAACCTGGACCACCTCCAGGCCACGCACCTGGTCCAGAAACTGGACTGGAGCCTGCGGGACGCGAAGCACGACTTCGCCGGGGTTGAGGTCGTCGTGCTGCCACCGTTCACCGACCTGCGCTCCGTGCAGACCCTGGTGCAGGGTGACCGGCTGGAGCTGCGGTATGGCGCGCAGGACCTGTCCCAGCACGACTCGGGCGCCTTCACCGGTGAGATCTCCGGTGCCTTTCTGACCAAGCTGGGGTGCTCCTACGCAGTCGTCGGCCACAGCGAGCGGCGCCAGCTGCACGGTGAGACCGACGACGTGGTGGCGGCCAAGACTCGCGCAGCGATCAAGCACGAGCTGGTGCCGATCGTGTGTGTCGGCGAGCCGCTGGAGGTGCGGCAGGCCGGCGAGCACGTCCCGCACGTGCTCGCCCAGGTCGACGCCGCCCTGGAGGGACTGGACGCTGCCACGGTCAAGGACCTGGTGATCGCCTATGAGCCGGTGTGGGCGATCGGCACCGGTGAGGTCGCGACGCCGGACGACGCCCAGGAGGTGTGTGCTGCCATCCGGACCCGCCTCGCCGAGCTCACCACGGGTGACACCGCCGATGCTGTGCGCATCCTCTACGGCGGGTCGGTCAAGCCCGGCAACGTGGCCTCGATCATGGCGCAGGAGGACGTCGACGGCGCCCTCGTCGGTGGTGCCTCGACCAGCGTCGAGGACTTCGCCAGCATCTGCCGCTATCAGCAACACGTGGGCGGCTGA
- the secG gene encoding preprotein translocase subunit SecG: MDLVRIFLDVLLVLSSAFLVLLILMHKGRGGGLSDMFGGGMSSSLGGSTVAERNLTRITIAVSVIWAAAVVGIGLLIRFA; this comes from the coding sequence GTGGACTTGGTCCGGATCTTCCTTGATGTGCTGCTCGTGCTGAGCAGCGCGTTCCTGGTCCTGCTGATCCTGATGCACAAGGGCCGGGGTGGCGGACTCTCCGACATGTTCGGTGGCGGCATGTCCTCCAGCCTGGGCGGCTCGACCGTCGCTGAGCGCAACCTCACCCGCATCACCATCGCCGTGTCGGTCATCTGGGCCGCGGCCGTTGTTGGCATCGGCCTGCTGATCCGCTTCGCCTGA
- a CDS encoding gluconeogenesis factor YvcK family protein, with translation MSAPRVVALGGGHGLAASLQSLRHLTEEITAVVTVADDGGSSGRLRNEFGILPPGDLRMALAALCEDTAWGHQWSAVLQHRLGGNGELAGHALGNLLIMSLWELLDSPVGGLDLVGKLLNTRGRVLPMCEVPLDIEATVVGADPAAPDEITVVQGQSLVAKTPGRVINVRIVPESPTASQPAVEAIKLADWVILGPGSWFTSVMPHLLVPDIQEAIVHTPARRILTLNVGLDDDETQGFSPAEHVEVLSAHAPDLTLDFVIADPAVVRSEEKALREVAQGVGAELIVSPVRKMRRPREHDTLRLAAAYRDVIIGG, from the coding sequence GTGAGCGCCCCGCGCGTCGTCGCTCTCGGCGGTGGGCACGGTCTCGCAGCCTCCCTCCAGTCGCTGCGGCACCTGACCGAGGAGATCACGGCCGTCGTCACCGTCGCTGACGACGGAGGCTCCAGCGGTCGCCTGCGCAACGAGTTCGGCATCCTGCCACCGGGCGACCTGCGGATGGCCCTTGCCGCCCTGTGCGAGGACACTGCCTGGGGTCACCAGTGGAGCGCCGTGCTCCAGCACCGCCTCGGCGGCAACGGCGAGCTGGCCGGCCACGCCCTCGGCAACCTGCTCATCATGAGTCTGTGGGAGCTGCTGGACAGTCCCGTCGGCGGACTCGACCTGGTCGGGAAACTGCTCAACACCCGCGGACGGGTGTTGCCCATGTGTGAGGTTCCCCTGGACATCGAGGCAACCGTCGTGGGTGCCGACCCCGCAGCACCGGACGAGATCACGGTCGTGCAGGGACAGTCCCTGGTCGCCAAGACGCCGGGCAGGGTCATCAACGTGCGCATCGTGCCGGAGTCGCCGACCGCGTCGCAGCCGGCGGTCGAGGCCATCAAGCTCGCGGACTGGGTGATCCTGGGGCCCGGTTCCTGGTTCACCTCGGTGATGCCGCACCTGCTGGTCCCCGACATCCAGGAGGCCATCGTGCACACCCCGGCGCGGCGGATCCTGACTCTTAATGTGGGCCTCGACGACGACGAGACCCAGGGCTTCTCGCCCGCCGAGCACGTGGAGGTGCTCTCGGCCCACGCTCCCGACCTCACCCTCGACTTCGTGATCGCCGACCCGGCGGTCGTGCGCAGCGAGGAAAAGGCACTGCGCGAGGTGGCTCAGGGCGTCGGGGCAGAGCTCATTGTCAGTCCAGTGCGTAAGATGCGGAGACCGCGGGAGCACGACACCCTGCGGCTTGCTGCTGCCTATCGGGATGTGATCATCGGTGGCTGA
- the uvrC gene encoding excinuclease ABC subunit UvrC, with translation MADPSTYRPRPGEIPTEPGVYRFRDQHSRVIYVGKAISLRSRLSSYFQDISALHPRTRTMVQTGASVEWTVVRNEVEALQLEYAWIKEYDPRFNVKYRDDKSYPYLAVTMGEDFPRAQVMRGAKKPGTRYFGPYAHAWAIRETLDQLLRVFPVRTCSKGVFKRASQVGRPCLLGYIDKCSAPCVDRVSAQEHREIAEDFCDFMAGNTGRFVKDLEQRMRAASADLDFEAAARLRDDIVALQRALEKSAVVLPDATDADVFALADDELEVAFQVFHVRGGRVRGQRGWVSEKGAEEIADIVEHLLQQVYGGESPEAVPREVLVPVAPTGRGNLEEWLSELRGSRVQIRVPQRGDKKALLETVGRNAHQSLARHKVARSGDLTARSQALQELQEVLELDEAPLRVESFDISHVQGTDVVGSMVVFEDGLPRKSEYRRFIVREGTADDTAAMHEVLTRRFRHLLTAPHGAPEETTGGGDEASAGPTGQPVTPEGRPARFAYPPNLVVVDGGLPQVNAAAAALSEVGVNDVSVIGLAKRLEEIWVPGQDYPVILPRSSEGLYLLQRVRDEAHRFANTFHRQRRSKSMTVSRLDGIPGLGPARQKALLKAFGSVKRIEAASVEDLAGVSGIGPALAALVHERLTGEATTRAPSVNLATGEVLD, from the coding sequence ATGGCTGACCCCTCCACCTATCGTCCCCGCCCCGGTGAGATCCCGACCGAGCCGGGTGTCTACCGGTTCCGGGACCAGCACAGCCGGGTGATCTATGTCGGCAAGGCGATCTCGCTGCGCTCCCGGCTCAGTTCCTACTTCCAGGACATCTCGGCCCTGCACCCGCGCACCCGCACCATGGTGCAGACCGGGGCCAGCGTCGAGTGGACCGTCGTGCGCAACGAGGTCGAGGCCCTCCAGCTGGAGTATGCCTGGATCAAGGAGTACGACCCGCGCTTCAACGTCAAGTACCGCGATGACAAGTCCTACCCCTACCTCGCGGTGACGATGGGGGAGGACTTTCCCCGTGCCCAGGTGATGCGCGGAGCCAAGAAGCCGGGCACCCGCTACTTCGGCCCCTACGCCCACGCGTGGGCCATCCGGGAGACCCTGGACCAGTTGCTCCGGGTCTTCCCGGTGCGCACCTGCAGCAAGGGTGTCTTCAAGCGCGCCTCCCAGGTGGGACGGCCCTGTCTGCTGGGGTATATCGACAAGTGCTCCGCCCCGTGCGTCGACCGTGTGTCAGCGCAGGAGCACCGTGAGATCGCCGAGGACTTCTGTGACTTCATGGCCGGCAACACCGGCCGGTTCGTCAAGGACCTCGAGCAGCGGATGCGAGCGGCCAGTGCCGATCTCGACTTCGAGGCGGCGGCCCGGCTGCGCGACGACATCGTGGCCCTGCAGCGTGCGCTGGAGAAGTCTGCGGTCGTCCTGCCGGACGCGACCGACGCCGACGTCTTTGCGCTGGCCGACGACGAGCTCGAGGTCGCCTTCCAGGTCTTCCACGTGCGCGGCGGCAGGGTGCGGGGTCAGCGCGGGTGGGTGAGCGAGAAGGGTGCCGAGGAGATCGCCGATATCGTCGAGCACCTGTTGCAGCAGGTCTATGGCGGGGAGTCGCCTGAGGCTGTGCCACGGGAGGTCCTGGTGCCGGTGGCTCCGACGGGGCGCGGCAACCTGGAGGAGTGGCTCAGCGAGTTGCGGGGGTCACGCGTGCAGATCCGCGTTCCGCAGCGCGGTGACAAGAAAGCGCTGCTGGAGACCGTGGGTCGCAACGCCCATCAGTCCCTCGCGCGGCACAAGGTGGCCCGCTCCGGTGATCTGACGGCCCGCAGCCAGGCGCTGCAGGAACTGCAGGAGGTCCTGGAGCTCGACGAGGCCCCGCTGCGGGTCGAGTCCTTCGACATCAGCCATGTGCAGGGCACCGACGTGGTCGGCTCGATGGTGGTCTTCGAGGACGGGCTGCCCCGCAAGAGCGAATACCGCCGGTTCATCGTCCGCGAGGGCACCGCCGATGACACGGCGGCCATGCACGAGGTGCTCACCCGCCGGTTCCGGCACCTGCTCACCGCCCCGCACGGGGCGCCAGAGGAGACGACCGGGGGCGGGGACGAGGCATCCGCGGGGCCAACGGGCCAGCCCGTCACTCCGGAGGGCAGGCCAGCCCGGTTCGCCTACCCACCCAACCTGGTGGTCGTTGACGGTGGACTGCCGCAGGTCAACGCCGCCGCAGCCGCGCTCAGTGAGGTGGGCGTCAACGACGTGTCGGTGATCGGCCTGGCCAAGAGGCTGGAGGAGATCTGGGTGCCGGGGCAGGACTATCCCGTGATCCTGCCGCGCAGCAGCGAGGGCCTCTATCTGCTCCAGCGGGTGCGTGATGAGGCCCACCGCTTCGCCAACACCTTCCACCGGCAGCGCCGCTCCAAGTCGATGACCGTCTCCCGACTCGACGGCATTCCCGGGCTCGGCCCAGCCCGCCAGAAGGCACTGTTGAAGGCCTTCGGGTCGGTCAAGCGGATCGAGGCCGCCTCGGTCGAGGACCTCGCGGGGGTGTCGGGGATTGGACCGGCCCTCGCCGCGCTGGTGCACGAGCGACTGACAGGTGAGGCGACCACCCGCGCTCCGAGCGTTAACCTGGCCACTGGCGAAGTTTTGGACTGA
- a CDS encoding RNA polymerase-binding protein RbpA, whose protein sequence is MVGANSIRGSRVGSGPMGEAERGESAPRIELSYWCGKGHETRPSFATEGVGEAPEIWDCPRCGLPAGQDKDHPPEPPKNEPYKTHLAYVKERRSDKAGAELLKEALGSLRERRGTTDRNT, encoded by the coding sequence ATGGTCGGTGCGAATTCGATCAGGGGCAGCCGGGTTGGTTCCGGTCCGATGGGCGAGGCCGAGCGGGGTGAGTCCGCGCCCCGCATCGAGTTGTCCTACTGGTGTGGCAAGGGCCACGAGACGCGTCCTTCTTTTGCCACGGAGGGCGTGGGAGAAGCCCCGGAGATCTGGGACTGCCCGCGCTGCGGCCTCCCTGCGGGTCAGGACAAGGACCACCCGCCCGAGCCGCCGAAGAACGAGCCCTACAAGACGCACCTGGCCTATGTGAAGGAGCGCCGCTCCGACAAGGCGGGCGCCGAGCTCCTGAAGGAAGCGCTGGGCTCCCTGCGCGAGCGCCGCGGCACCACCGACCGTAACACCTGA
- the rapZ gene encoding RNase adapter RapZ: MTDLDADAAPSRATGVTVDPDEHQEGTATPEGAREHVTPDRAAPEDESVAGQESTGDHGPRELVLLTGMSGAGRSTAAKVLEDRGWYVVDNLPPKMLVDLVDVISDGDSPPKIAAVIDVRSRDFTTELSKGVEALRARGSSPRTIFVDSSDEALVRRFESVRRPHPLQGEGLLLDGIHKERRMLGDIRSSADVVIDTTGYNVHQLGLAVDELLNTDVTVRLRLAVLSFGFKYGIPLDADIVLDLRFLVNPYWQPELRPFTGRDAQVRDFVLGQQGVDAYLDAVTKMLSVAMDGYLSEGRRYVTVAVGCTGGKHRSVAVTEELVKRLEGRSGVAITTFHRDLGRE, encoded by the coding sequence ATGACCGATCTCGACGCGGACGCGGCGCCGTCCCGGGCCACCGGCGTGACCGTGGATCCCGATGAGCACCAGGAGGGCACGGCAACCCCGGAGGGAGCGCGGGAGCACGTGACACCAGACCGGGCCGCTCCGGAGGATGAGTCCGTCGCTGGGCAGGAGTCGACCGGCGACCACGGGCCGCGCGAGCTGGTCCTGCTGACCGGGATGAGTGGCGCCGGCCGCTCCACCGCGGCCAAGGTCCTGGAGGACCGGGGGTGGTACGTCGTGGACAACCTGCCGCCCAAGATGCTCGTCGACCTGGTCGATGTGATCTCCGACGGGGACAGCCCACCGAAGATTGCGGCGGTCATCGACGTGCGCAGCAGGGACTTCACCACCGAGCTCAGCAAGGGCGTCGAGGCGCTGCGGGCCCGGGGCAGCAGCCCCCGCACCATCTTTGTCGATTCCAGCGACGAGGCGCTCGTGCGGCGCTTCGAGAGTGTCCGCCGGCCCCACCCGCTGCAGGGCGAGGGGCTGCTGCTGGACGGGATCCACAAGGAGCGGCGCATGCTCGGTGACATCCGCTCCAGCGCGGACGTGGTCATCGACACCACGGGCTACAACGTGCACCAGCTGGGTCTCGCCGTTGATGAGTTGCTCAACACCGACGTCACCGTCCGGCTGCGGCTGGCGGTGCTGTCCTTCGGCTTCAAATACGGCATCCCCCTCGACGCCGACATCGTCCTTGACCTGCGTTTCCTGGTCAATCCCTACTGGCAGCCCGAGTTGCGTCCTTTCACCGGTCGGGACGCCCAGGTCCGGGACTTTGTGCTGGGGCAGCAGGGTGTCGACGCCTATCTGGACGCGGTCACCAAGATGCTCAGCGTGGCCATGGACGGCTATCTGTCCGAGGGACGTCGCTATGTCACGGTCGCCGTCGGCTGCACGGGCGGCAAGCACCGCTCCGTGGCGGTCACCGAGGAGCTGGTCAAGCGCCTCGAGGGTCGCTCCGGGGTGGCCATCACCACGTTCCACCGCGACCTGGGGCGCGAGTGA